The Alphaproteobacteria bacterium nucleotide sequence GTCCGCTGCCGGCCAGCAGCCGCTCGGTCACCAATTGATAAGCGTCGTCGCTGTCGTCTCGGCCCACCACGTTGTACATCAACTCGAAGCGGTCGAGGCCGACCAGCAGCACCGCCGCCAGACCGCCGTCGCGGTCCGAGCGCCCGGCGGCGGCGCGCAATTGGCTGCGAAAGTGGGCCAGGCCGCTGAGCTCGCCGAGGCCCTGGTGGATGCTTTCCTCGGCATTGGCGGCCGTGGCCGGCTGCGCCGCGGGGCGACAAAGTTCCTGCTCGGCGATGGCGGCCAGGCGTTCCAGGCGCTGGCGCTGGCGCTCGCCGAAAGGGCGGTTGCCGCGATCCGCCAGGGCCACGGCGCCCAGCGGCCGGCCGGCGCTATCGTGCAGCGGCAGACCGACGAAGAAACCCAAGTCCGCCGTCGCTCCAGCTTCCCCGCCGGGCGCTGACAACACCATCTCGTCGTTGCGCAGGACCCGGGCGATGAGGTCGCTCAGTGGCGGCAGCACCGTCGCATCGACGCCGACGGCGCCCTTGAAGCAGAGCCCGCCGCCCTCGGCCACGGCAATGCCGGCGATGGGCATGTCGAAGATGTCGGCGGCCAACGCCGTCAAACGCTCGAAGTGGTCCTCGCCCGCGCGGAACGACAGTTCGGCGCCGCTCGCGGCATTCTCGTTTGCCACGGATGCGGCATCGGCCTGCTCGGCCAGGCGGACGATGTTTGTTTTGACGGGGGCCATCGCCGGTAACATGCCACGAGGTGGTTAATAGTCAGTGACCAGCCCGCGGGCTAGGGACGTAATACGCGAAATATCCTAAACTGCGCCCGTGCGAACCCTATTGCCTCTCCTGTTGGCCCTTCTGGGCTTGGCCTCGAGCGGCTGCCTGCCGCGCCAGCAGGAGGCCGGGCCGCCCTTTGCCGAGCCCATCTTCTCGCGCGGCCGTATCGTCACCGGCGACGACCACCGGCTGCCGGTCGAGCGTTGGGCACCGGCCGGCCGGCCGCGGGCCGTGATGGTGGCGCTGCATGGCTTCAACGACTATCGCCAGGCTTTCGCCGCCGCCGCCGCCTGGTGGGCCGAACGCGGCCTGCTCGTCTATGCCTACGACCAGCGCGGCTTCGGCGAGACGGTGGAGGTGGGCATCTGGGGCGGCACAGACAACATGGTCGGCGATCTGGTTGACGTCGTGCGGGCGGTGCGCCGACGCCATCCGGACCCGCCCATCGTGTTGCTGGGTTCGAGCATGGGCGGCGCCGTGATCCTGACGGCGCTGGGCGCGGCGGAGACCGGGCCCGCTTCACCACGTGACTTCCTCGAGCGCGAGGTCGCAGGCGCCGTGCTGCTGGCGCCCGCCATCTGGGGGCGCAAGGTTCTGCCGCCCGGCTATGCCGAGGCGCTGTGGTTTGCCACCCACCTGGCCCCCTGGCGGCGCTATTCCGGCAGTGGCCTCGGCATCAAGCCTTCCGACAACGTCGAGATGCTGCGGGCCTTGGGCCGCGATCCCCTGATCATCAAGGAAAGCCGCAGCGATGCCGTTTGGGGCCTGGTCGAGCTGATGGACGCGGCGCTGCAGGCGGCGCCGCGGGTAGAAAAACCGTTGCTGGTGCTCTACGGCGAACGTGACGAAGTGATACCCGAGAACGCCACCCGCCTGATGATGGCCCGGCTGTCGGCCGGGCGCCGGCTGGTCATCTACCCCGAGGGCTATCATATGCTGTTGCGTGATCTGCAGGCCGAGACGGTTTGGCGCGACGTGCTGGCCTGGATAGAGGACAGCGGCGCGGCCTTGCCCTCGGGCTTTGAACGTCCGCCCGAGGTGGCCGAAATAGGCGCCAAGTGAGAGACGGAATAACAACGGGGAAGCGAACGGTATGACAGAGAACGAATTGGCCCGGGCGGCCGAGGGCGTGGAGGTGCTGGGCGAATTGGGGCCGGGCTTTGATCGGATCCTCAGCCCCGAGGCCATTGGCCTGGTGGCCATGCTGGAGCGCCGCTTCGGCGACGAACGGCGTCGCTTGCTGGCCCGTCGCGAGGAGGTGCAGGCCCGGCTCGACGCCGGCGAAAAGCCCGATTTTCTGGCCGAAACGGCGGCCGTGCGGGCGGCCGACTGGCGCGTCGCACCCTTGCCCGATGATTTGCTCGACCGCCGGGTCGAGATCACCGGCCCGGTCGACCGCAAGATGGTCATCAACGCCCTGAACTCGGGTGCCAGCGTCTTCATGGCCGATTTCGAGGATGCCACAACACCGACCTGGTCCAATCTCATCGAGGGCCACATCAATCTGCGCGACGCGGTGCGCCGCGAGATCGAGTTTCGCGATCCCAACTCGGGCAAGGAATACAGCCTGGCCGACAAGACCGCGACGCTGCTGGTGCGGCCCCGCGGCTGGCATTTGCAGGAAAACCACGTGGCCATCGAGGGCCGGCCCATATCGGCCTCGCTGTTCGACTTCGGGCTCTACTTCTTCCACAACGCCCGGGCCCTTTTGCAACGCGGCAGCGGGCCCTATTTTTATCTGCCCAAGCTGGAGAGCCATCTCGAAGCTCGGCTCTGGAACGATGTCTTCGTGGCGGCCCAGGAGGCCCTGGGCGTGCCCCAGGGCAGCATCAAGGCGACGGTGCTGATCGAGACCATCCTGGCGGCCTTCGAGATGGACGAGATTCTGTATGAGCTGCGCCAGCATTCGGCCGGCCTCAATTGCGGCCGCTGGGACTACATCTTCAGCTTCATCAAGAAGTTCCGCCACGACCCGGCCTGCGTGCTGCCCGACCGGGCCGAGGTCGGCATGACGCGCCACCTGATGCGCTCCTACAGCCTGCTCACCATCAAGACCTGCCACCACCGCGGCGTCCACGCCATCGGCGGCATGGCGGCCCAGATCCCCATCAAGAACGATGCCGAGGCCAACGAAGAGGCCCTGGCCAAGGTGCGCGCCGACAAGGAACGCGAGGCCGGCGACGGCCATGACGGCACTTGGGTGGCCCATCCCGGACTGGTGCCCATCGCCAAGGCCATCTTCGACGACAAGATGCCCGAGGCCAACCAGATCGCCCGTCAGCGCCAGGACGTGGCGACTAAGGCTGCCGACCTGCTCGAGGTGCCCGAGGGGCCCATCACCGAGGCCGGCTTGCGCCAGAACGTCAACGTCGGCATCCGCTATCTCGAAGCCTGGCTGCGCGGCGTCGGCTGCGTGCCGCTCTATAATCTCATGGAGGACGCCGCCACGGCCGAGATCTCGCGCTCCCAGGTCTGGCAATGGATCCGCCACGGCGCCAGCCTGGACGACGGCCGCGTCATCGATCGCGACCTGTTCCAGGCCGTGCTCGAGGAGGAGATGGCCGGGATCAAGGCCGAACTGGGGGACGAGGCCTATGCTGCCAGCCGTTTCGAGGCCGCCAGCGGCATTTTCGCCGAACTCATTACGACTGAGGACTTCGTCGATTTTCTCACCTTGCCGGCCTACGAAATGGTGGCCGCGGAGGCATCGGCGGGTAGTTCGGCATGAAGATCGGCATCCTGGGTGCCGGCGCCATGGGCTGCGTCTACGGCGCCCACTTTCATGAAGCCGGCCACGAGGTCTGGCTGATCGACCGCTGGGCCGAGCACGTGGCCGCCATCGCGGCGAACGGCCTCAGGGTCGAGGGCATGAGCGGCGACCGCACGCTGGACATCGCCGCCAGCGGCGACCCGGCCGAAGTCGGCGCTTGCCAGCTGGTGGTGGTTGCCACCAAGGCCGACGACACCGAAGTTGCGGTGCGTGGCGCGGCGGCGCTGATGGGCAACCAGACCAACGTCCTGGTCATCCAGAACGGCCTGGGCGCGCTCGAGCGCATGGCGCCGCTGGTGCCGCCGGAACGTCTCATCCTGGGCATCGCCGGCGGCTTCGGCTCCTCGGTCGAGGAGCCCGGCCGGGTGCACCATAACG carries:
- a CDS encoding alpha/beta fold hydrolase, with the translated sequence MALLGLASSGCLPRQQEAGPPFAEPIFSRGRIVTGDDHRLPVERWAPAGRPRAVMVALHGFNDYRQAFAAAAAWWAERGLLVYAYDQRGFGETVEVGIWGGTDNMVGDLVDVVRAVRRRHPDPPIVLLGSSMGGAVILTALGAAETGPASPRDFLEREVAGAVLLAPAIWGRKVLPPGYAEALWFATHLAPWRRYSGSGLGIKPSDNVEMLRALGRDPLIIKESRSDAVWGLVELMDAALQAAPRVEKPLLVLYGERDEVIPENATRLMMARLSAGRRLVIYPEGYHMLLRDLQAETVWRDVLAWIEDSGAALPSGFERPPEVAEIGAK
- the aceB gene encoding malate synthase A — translated: MTENELARAAEGVEVLGELGPGFDRILSPEAIGLVAMLERRFGDERRRLLARREEVQARLDAGEKPDFLAETAAVRAADWRVAPLPDDLLDRRVEITGPVDRKMVINALNSGASVFMADFEDATTPTWSNLIEGHINLRDAVRREIEFRDPNSGKEYSLADKTATLLVRPRGWHLQENHVAIEGRPISASLFDFGLYFFHNARALLQRGSGPYFYLPKLESHLEARLWNDVFVAAQEALGVPQGSIKATVLIETILAAFEMDEILYELRQHSAGLNCGRWDYIFSFIKKFRHDPACVLPDRAEVGMTRHLMRSYSLLTIKTCHHRGVHAIGGMAAQIPIKNDAEANEEALAKVRADKEREAGDGHDGTWVAHPGLVPIAKAIFDDKMPEANQIARQRQDVATKAADLLEVPEGPITEAGLRQNVNVGIRYLEAWLRGVGCVPLYNLMEDAATAEISRSQVWQWIRHGASLDDGRVIDRDLFQAVLEEEMAGIKAELGDEAYAASRFEAASGIFAELITTEDFVDFLTLPAYEMVAAEASAGSSA